The sequence below is a genomic window from Cicer arietinum cultivar CDC Frontier isolate Library 1 chromosome 6, Cicar.CDCFrontier_v2.0, whole genome shotgun sequence.
gaatgttcttttgtaaaaccaAAATGTTATTGGTTTTGTGCTATATGAAAAACGTGGATGAATGATTTAATAGCTATCTAGTGTCACTCATTTGTCTAAAAAGTATGATGTACTTTATGTAAAAATGTGCAACAATAGTGTCATTATTGTCCTTGCTCATAGCTCATCATTCTATAGATTAATCTCGATGTTGTTTGCTTCTCTGGTCATTTAGCTATACTTCTTGGGCTTTGAGTATTGTTTTGAGTAGTATTGACATGTGTTTATCTTAAGGTATGGACTATGAAAAATGATTCATTATACCTTTGTCCATAAATGAAATAACCACAATGATCTTGAtaataaactagaatgatcttcATTTTTCCAGAcgtttgtttttaataaatcacAATGATATTCGTTTTTCAATACTTCTGTTTTTAATAAACCATaatgatcttcgtttttctAGACTTCTGTTTttaataaactagaatgataTTCGTTTTTCCAAACCcctatttttaataaaccatAATGATATTTGTTTTTTCTATACTGCTGTTTTTAATAAGCcataatgatatttatttttctagactgttgtttttaataaaccaaaatgatattttaacaaaccagaattatattttgataaactGGAATGATCTTGTCATCAATTTTCAATTTAGTTATGACGTGATTTACTTTGATTTATAACATGACAtgatcattgattgttgtattAATGTATTTGATCACCTTATTCGTGAAAATGGTatcttaaaaatgtaataataattttattgaatgattgatatatgatatattatttttgtgattgtTTAATTATTGAGTAAATATTTATGCACTTTGATGATGCGAATGACTTATTGCTGGTTCACTTATGCAATTTAcgttccttaaataaaactcaagtgcaataaTTAGTAGACCAcaattcataaaacttaatcattttatttcataaagttttttgttattaaaacatacataaaaaatgttttaaccTCCACAATATTTGTGTACCAAAcaacttgaagaaaaaaatttggaacacataactcaattttttaaaaatatttgtgtaccagaaaactTGAAAGAATTTATGGTAcacaaagttcaaattttatgaAACACGTGTGTTTTATAAAcctttttaaagttttttagaACCCAAGTTTGAATTTAGTGGATAAAATAGATAGTTTGTATAAAATATGGAGTATGAGTGTAAATGAGAGGTAAATAGTAAAAATTTATACTTATTAAACTAGTTGAAGTGTATGATATAATTAACagttcatttaattaaaaaatataaattgacgtataaaataataattttagttaataatCAAGTTTATCAattaatgtataaaatatttttaaagtaataatttaaaatttatttttttattaattttaaatttattagtatgatatttttatttaattatctactttattaattgaaaattaaaataaatagttaaagtatttataaataatagaaagatataataaataaactatttattaatCTCATACACTTTTTAGATATTTggctagttttatttattttatattataataaataaagtattttaaattattggatttaaaatattattttttaaagttatttaaattatataaatgatttattctaaattataaaagtaaCTTATATAGGggtaataaataattttaattacaataataataagtaaattagaggaagaaaaaaattataagctaTAAGATCATAATATATGTTTTGTTAAATTAGTAGATAGTTGTTAAGTTATGTGAAGTGTTTGGTAAAATTGACGGTTTTATTAGCTTGAAAAcgtaaaatgacataaaagagACAAGTCTAACGTCACTATGGTTTCTGAATGGTTGATACCTCGTATGGCGGATGTGATTGAAGGTACTTGGGTATGACAAGTCAAGTCGAATTGGAGTACAAAACTGAAAATAGACACTGTTGGTTTTTATCTCAACAACAATTTTTGGATACTCAACTTATTTGATATCTGATTTGGAAGATGCCTTTGTACGGGAGCATATATAGTCATTTATAAGACATACTTGTCATACTTCTATTACGACAAAATCAATCTTGCGTCTTAAAAGCATCAATGTTTTTATTAGTTTCCTTTTATGTAAAAGAATAAGACGAAATGATCATCCACTGTATACTTTTCTATCTCCATTATGTGAATATTTGAACAAGTTGAATTACACGTGGCACCTGTGAGATGTCATCGTTCCAGTTTAAAGCATTTAACTCTATTAATCGTGAAGCTGGTTTCTGATTTTGGACCATTTATCCCATGTGTCTAAGTGgaaaattcataataaattaatttttgacgGGATTCATCATATGAGGTATGCAATTGTCTTCTTTGTGTTCAATAATACGTAAGTGGTTCGATAATCCTACGACCTCAATTTGCCCAATGCGTGAGGTTTGTAGACATACATGTTATTATGAAACTGTGGTTCTCAATACGGATGACAATGCATTGATTAATACAATTAGAGCGAGCTTTTTTGGGAGGGGTGTAATCAAAACGGACCCTGTTTATTTGGCTATTACAATAGTGTAAGTtggtaaaatattttgaatgcaTAAAATTCAAGCTCTTGCAATTGATATCAAAATGTGTTGGGATGTTAAGTTTCGAAAGGTCATATGCTTCTTATACTATTTACATGTAGCGTAACTAGTGTTTCCGAAGACAATTTCACTATCACCCTTATACCCTTATGTAGTTTGTTGGAAATGATAAAAAATCAGACAAAGAAGGATCAAAATATAGCTAATTGCTGTATCCTTCATGATGAGTGCTCATATCTTAACTGCATGAACTTTAAGAGTTCGTTTAATGCacatgatataatataaaaattgaacaatgATAAAGTATGATATTGacatgataaatattatcatatcagATGTTTGTGCTTAATACACACacaataacattattttattttattttgtcatgtacATCACGACacgatataataaatattatatttaaataacaaaattatcattgtgaataattacatattattttttataaaattaacttattatattttaaatactataaattaacaaaaaattaaataaataatagaataattttatctttaaaactaTCTATTGACGtagctaaataaataatttatatatttttaaaaaatcactagtaaccaaataattctattttatttgttgtaatataaataaaaatattatatatattatatgtaaatgaaaaaatataccttgtaaaaaaatatatttattttaaaattttaaatattaattcattaaattatatataaaaaaaattacacttgtgataacatcataattttttaaaattaattattaatatttcatttttaattttaatatcaatgtctataaattatttttatatttatatttgattaaatttatatttttatattttatattatgttttataaattatttttatattttatttattatatctcaattttatattttataaaaataattgaataaattaccGTTTTTATTGTATATAATAGTTTCTAATCAACTCATATTTAATATAGAAATTCAACTAAAGAGAcatgataaattaaaattatgaattaatttatcatatcataattaattaaatattgaatttatataatatatgctAAATATTCGTAAAAATAAtgattattcttttaaaaataatttacaatgcttaattaatcataaatttattgaaattgCAATCctaaattttcttattttatactattattattcaatttaaagGAAGTAAATTCGAATTAATGGGCCGCATGATCCTTCCACATAACTGACACATAGCTTCCGCATGTACACGTAGATTGACATAACGACGTCGTTTTATATCGAACGAAGCCATATACGCCGCTGTATGGCAGTAGCATCGAGACTGAGAATTGAGCTGAGTCTCGTTCATCGAAAGTGACCAATCCAtcgaacaaaaataaaaaataaaaaaacacccAAAGCAAAAGTTGTGAAAGAAAGttattacatataaaaaagCCTCGTATGCTTCTGCCCCTTATTCTTCTTCATTTTACCCTTTTTCCCTGCCTTAGGGTTTTCCTGCAACAACCCtatttcttctcaatttcaacaTCTTTCTCTTAATCTGTCACACTTGTCCTCTCAACACGCGCGATTCCATCACTTAAAAAAACTTAGGGTTTCGAATCGGGTAGTTGTTTTATTGATTCATTCAATTAAACAAAGATTCGATCGATCCGAAGCTGGAAATGGTTGTTATTATAGCGTTTGTGAGAGTGTAATTAACGCTCCCTGGTGAGCGAGTTGACAAATTGCAGGGTGGGTTGGTTTTTGTATGGAAACTCGTAGTCGGAAGCGGGCGGAGGCTTCCTCAGCTGCCCCTTCATCTTCCTCATCCGGTCCCACCACTCGTTCCAGTAAACGTGCCCGtctctcttcttcttctacTTCTTCCGCCACCGCAACAGCAACAACCACCGCCGCTACCATCACCACTCCTAAAAACCGTTCTGCCAACACTCGTTCACGCGCATCCAAGAACAAGGAACCCTTACCACCTAAAAATCCTATTCCCATGGACTCCAACAATGAATCATCCTCCGGTTCACGCCGTGATCGCCGTGGCAAGAATTTGGATAGGGATAACTCCGACAagggaaaggaaaaggaacacGATGTTAGGATTAGGGATAGGGATGCAGAAAGAGGGATTTCATTGAACGTGGAAACTGGTGGTGCTGGAGATGAGGATGATAACGATAGTGACAGTGGTGTTGGGATTTTGCATCCGAATTTAACATCTGCAAGTAGTGCACTCCAAGGTCTTCTTCGTAAACTCGGTGCTGGCTTGGATGATCTGCTTCCTTCATCCGGGATGGGTTCTTCTTCCTCTCATCAGAGTGGGAGGTTGAAGAAGATTCTATTTGGGCTACGTGCAGACGGGGAAGAAGGTAAGCAGGTCGAGGCTTTGACTCAGCTTTGTGATATGCTTTCTATTGGGACTGAGGAATCGCTTAGTACTTTCTCTGTTGATTCGTTTGTACCGGTGCTCGTGGGGTTGCTGAATCACGAGAGCAATCCTGATATCATGCTTCTAGCAGCAAGGGCGCTAACACATCTCTGCGACGTGCTGCCTTCATCTTGTGCTGCTGTTGTGCATTACGGAGCTGTTTCGATCTTCTGCGCGAGGTTGCTCACTATAGAGTATATGGACTTGGCTGAGCAGGTTTTTCCTATTTCATGACCCATTATGTGATTAGTGATAATTACATTCAGAACTCTGAACAAGTGTTGCATATTTTATGCTGAATAAACttgaaacatgtttaattgtttttaggACTACTATTAAAATACGAGGTTTCTTGGtcatatttaatgtttttaaaagatatatgCTTTTGTTTAGCAATGACTCTGTATTCTGGAAATGAGgttcttaattttttcattGCCGTGTTTGTTAACATGAACAGTCCCTCCAAGCTCTAAAGAAGATATCTCAGGAACACCCAACTGCCTGCCTACGAGCTGGGGCTCTTATGGCCGTGCTTTCTTATTTGGACTTCTTCTCAACAGGAGTTCAGGTTAATTATCAGTGAATACTTACATTTGAATGCTGTTTTAATCTTGGATAGTCACATTTCATTTGCATATATTGACATAATTCTATGTTTCAGCGTGTTGCATTATCTACTGCTGCAAACATGTGCAAGAAGCTTCCTTCAGATGCAGCTGACTTTGTGATGGAAGCTGTTCCTCTTCTGACAAACCTCCTTCAGTACCATGATTCCAAGGTAAGCTTACGTTGTGTTATTATCAGACTTTCATGTAATACAAACTGTACTTTTTCTTGTCAACATCCATTCTTTTAACTATTAAGGAAGTTTTGTTTGATCTGAGGAACAATTTGGTCCCCATAGGTCATAGCTCATATTGTAACTTTAGCTATATAATCATTATatgcaattttttgtttttgtaggtCCTGGAGCATGCCTCTGTTTGTTTGACTCGGATAGCTGAAGCATTTGCATCTTCTTCGGACAAGTTAGATGAATTGTGCAATCATGGACTGGTAACACAGGCTGCATCGCTCATTTCTAACAGTAGTTCTGGAGGTGGACAGGCTTCTCTCAGCACGCCAACATATACTGTAAGTACATTTTTTGCTGTATGTCCAATACTTCGGCCTATAGTTGTTGGTTCTTGACTTCAAGGCACGTGCAGGGTTTAATTCGACTTCTTTCAACCTGTGCAGGGTTTAATTCGACTTCTTTCAACCTGTGCAAGTGGTTCCCCTCTTGGATCTAAAACTTTGCTTCTTCTCGGAATTAGTGGTATTCTTAAAGATATTCTATTTGGTTCTGGTGTTTCTTCTAATGCCTCTGTTTCTCCTGCATTAAATAGGCCACCAGAGCAGGTATAGTGTACTTCCAAATTCTTCTTCTAGTTATTCATGTGTAGTTTTTCCTCTCTATGGTTCATATGACACATGTTCACTTTCACCTGAAATTCATTGTGTAGATTCTTGTTGTTTTCAGTTCTTTTAACAATGTGAAGAGTTGGAAGTATTCTAATTCTTTGTTCTGATATACAGATATTTGAGATTGTAAACTTGGCAAATGAGCTTCTTCCCCAATTGCCACAAGGAACTATTTCCCTCCCTGTCAGCACCAACTTTGCAAAGGGGCCTGCTGTAAAAAAGTCTCCTGCCGGTAGTTCTGTGAAACAAGAAGACACAAATGGAAATGTTCCTGAGATATTGGCTCGTGAGAAGCTATTAAATGATCAGCCTGAGCTTCTTAAGCAATTTGGGTTGGATCTCCTCCCAGTTTTGTTACAGGTTGGCATTTCTTGCATTGATTACATGAATAAGTTTTTCTTCATGAATTTGTCAAATTAAAAGAGAAGTGGTTCTGTTAAATTGCTCTATTGCTTCCTCAtgtttttatttgataactgACAATGGTGGTGTGCATTTAAAACAGATATATGGTTCTAGCGTCAATATGTCTGTTCGGCACAAATGTCTTGCAGTAATTGGAAAGTTGATGTATTTCAGCACAGCAGAGATGATCCAGTCTTTGTTAAGCGTTACAAATATATCCAGGTATTTACAAATTTGACTTGGTTGATATTGCTTCACGTTTTCAGTTTTTACTGgtttataaaatttatgcatTGCTGCTTTGATCATATAGTTTCTTAGCTGGAGTCTTGGCATCGAAAGATCCTCATGTTTTGATACCTGCCTTGCAAATTGCTGAAATTCTTATGGAAAAGCTTCCTGGGACATTCTCTAAAATGTTTATCAGAGAAGGTGTAGTCCATGCAGTGGACCAACTTATTTTGCCAGGAAATTCAACTAATGTCTCTACACAAGCATCTTCTGCAGAGAAGGATACGGAGTCCATACCCGGATCGTCTTCATCTCGCTCTAGGCGTCATCGGCGACGCTTTGGCAACTCCAATCCTGAAGGAAATCCTTTGGACGATCTGAAGAGTCCTGTTTCGGTAAGTGTGGGCTCTCCTCCAAGTTCTGTGGATAATCCAACAGTAAATTCAAGTATCCGGTTATCTGTTAGCACAGCTGCAAAAACTTTTAAAGATAAGTACTTTCCATCGGATCCCGGGGCTGCTGAAGTGGGTGTTACTGAGGATCTTTTGCATCTGAAAAATCTTTGCATGAAGTTAAATGCTGGTGTTGATGACCAAAGGACTAATGGTAAGGGGAAATCTAAAACTTCTGGATTTGGTCTGGAGGAGCATTTAATTGGGATCATATCTGACATGCTACAGGAACTTGGTAAAGGAGATGGTGTATCTACTTTCGAATTTATTGGTAGTGGTGTTGTTGCCGCTTTGCTAAATTATTTATCGTGTGGGTACTTCTCTAaagatcgaccctcagaaaccCACCTGCCCAAGCTTCGCAAACAAGCACTTACAAGGTTTAAATTGTTTATATCTGTTGCACTGCCTGCTACTATTGACAATAGGGATGCAGCTCCTATGACTGTCTTGGTTCAAAAGCTTCAAAATGCTCTGTCCTCCATGGAGCGTTTCCATGTTTTGCTGAGTCAATCATCTAGGTCATCTGGTGGAAGTGCACGCCTCTCCTCAGGACTAAGTGCATTATCCCAGCCATTCAAATTGCGTCTTTGTCGAGCCCAGGGGGAAAAGTCACTTAAGGATTATTCATCCAATGTTGTATTGATCGATCCATTAGCAAGTTTAGCAGCCATTGAGGAATTTCTCTGGCCTCGTATCCAGCGAAGCGAATCTGTTCAGAAGGGCACTGCACCAGCTGGGAATGAATCTGGGACAAGTCCTGTAGGAACTGGTGTTTCACCTCCTACCTCTACTCCGTCCGCTACCCGTCGTCATTCTACGAGATCCAGATCATCTGCTAGTATAGGGGATACACCCAGAAAAGAAACAACTCAAGATAAAAGCTTGAGCTCATCTAAGGGTAAGGGAAAAGCTGTATTAAAGCCTGCACAAGAGGACGCAAGAGGACCTCAAACCAGGAATGCTGCACGCAGAAGAGCAGCTCTTGATAAAGATGTTCAAATGAAGCCTGCAAATGGGGATTCTACTTCTGAGGTATACTTTGAAATCCTAGAAACGAGTTCGCAATGCCATGATCTTTTTTCTTCTACCCCTGAGCACCTCTGAAAGCAGGGGTGGAGGTGGAAGATCTGGCCATGCATTTTTGAACTTCCATTTTTATGAGGAAATACTTGTTAGTGACAAAATAATATCCCTAAAGATGccttttttatttacattttgaaTGGCTAGCTTGTAAAGACCACTTTAAACCTCTGGATATCAGTTGCTTTGGGCACTCTAGACATTGTGTACTTGTGTTTAGTAGATTGTTGAAATAATTGTAATTACTTATTACTTATTCAGGTTGTATTCACCCCTAATCTGATAAGCTTGACTGAAGAGCTCTTTTACATATTTTACTGAGTTATCGCGTTTCCCCCTCTACTTGAAATCAAAGTCTCCCCTCTCTAGATTATGAGTTTACAATTTCACATGCATGCTAATTGTTGTTTAGCTATGTTCTTGTTGTTAAACTGTTGATGGGATCTGTTGAGTGGAAAATACGTACCCACCAACACAAAATGCAGTTGATAGGGCTGTACTTATACGTTAAGCCTATCTTCCATTCTGTGCTTTGAATTTAATTATGTACTTAATTGATCTCTCCTGAAGTATTGTAGAATTTGTAGTACTGATGGTAGCTTTTATCAGTTCTTTTTTCTTCACTGACAATATTTTCTGTTGTTGTGTTGTAGGATGATGATTTAGATATATCTCCTGTTGAAATTGATGAGGCTTTGGTGAtcgaagatgatgatgatgatgatgatatttCTGACGATGAAGATGACGACCATGAAGACGTATGTAatctattgttttattttttgctgAGATTTTCTTACTTGGTTATGAGTAGAAAATATAAGCAGGCATATCATTAtgatattatctttgttttgctGAAATCGTGTCTCTATCTTAcatgtttttatcttttaatatgttaattttgaatGCACCTTCATTTTTTAACTCCCAGGATACCTACGgctgtcatttatcttttttgttttcaattataTCAAAGAGATATGCGATTACtgtttttattacaaattttagCAACCATAATTAGTTGTACTCAACTAAGATTGAACATCAACATTATGTTCATTTGCATCTACTCTAACAAAATTTTCCCTCATGTTAATTTTTCTGGTGCAGATGCTGAGGGATGACTCCCTTCCTGTTTGTGTACCTGACAAAGTACATGATGTGAAATTGGGTGACTCAGCTGAGGAGACTAATGTTGCTCCTGCAACTAACGATGGCCAGACTAACACAGCTTCTGGTTCTAGCAGCAAAGTTGCTTCAGTCAGGGGGTCAGACACAGCAGATTTTAGGAGTGGCTTTTCTTCTAGTTCTCGAGGTGCAATGTCATTTGCTGCTGCTGCCATGGCTGGACTTGGATCTGCTAATAGCAGGGGAATCAGGGGTAGCAGAGATCGGCAAGGGCGTCCATTGTTTGGTAGTTCTAATGATCCCCCAAAGTTAATCTTTACTGCTGGCGGGAAACAACTGAACAGGCAGTTGACTATTTATCAAGCAGTTCAAAGACAATTTGTACTAGATGAAGAGGACGATGAGAGATTTGCTGGCAGTGAATTAATGTCAAGCGACGGAAGCAGACTGTGGGGTGACATTTTCATATTAACTTATCAGAAGGCGGAGAGCCAAACAGATAGGGCATCCCCAGGAGGTCAAAGTTCAAACACTTCCAGATCTAGTAAATCTGGGTCCGTATCAAATTGCAGTTCGGATGGAAAGCTGCATCAGACATCTGTATTGGATAGTATCTTGCAGGGAGAATTGCCCTGTGAGCTGGAGAAATCTAATCCTACATACAATATATTGGCGCTATTGCGTGTGCTGGAGGGTTTAAACCAGTTGGCACCTCGTTTGAGGGCCCAAGTGGCTACTGATAGCTTTGCTGAGGGAAAATTTTTGGATCTAGATGAGCTAGCTGTTGCCCCTGGTGCTAAGGTTCCTCTGGAGAAATTTATAAGCAACAAGCTTACTCCAAAATTAGCTAGGCAGATACAGGACGCCCTTGCGCTGTGCAGTGGGAGTCTTCCCTCATGGTGTTACCAGTTAACCAAAGCGTGCCCTTTTCTGTTTCCATTTGAGATCCGAAGACAGTACTTCTATTCAACTGCCTTCGGGTTATCTCGTGCACTGTATCGACTCCAGCAGCAGCAGGGTGCCGATGGTcatggatcaacaaatgaaagaGAGGTTAGGGTTGGAAGGCTGCAGCGCCAAAAGGTTCGTGTCTCTCGAAACCGCATTTTGGATTCTGCTGCTAAAGTGATGGAGATGTATTCTAGCCAAAAGGCTGTACTTGAAGTTGAATATTTTGGTGAAGTTGGCACTGGTCTTGGTCCCACCCTTGAGTTCTATACACTTCTAAGCCACGACTTACAAAAAGTTGGACTTCAGATGTGGAGATCTGGTTCCGATCAAATGGAAATTGATGGagaggaaaagaaaatgaaaaatagtgAAGGCAATATTGCTAGAGATGGGGCACTTGTTCATGCTCCACTTGGGTTGTTTCCTCGTCCCTGGCCTGCAAATGCTGAAGCATCAGAGGGTAGCCAGTTTTTTAAAGTGATTGAATATTTCCGCCTTTTAGGTCGCGTAGTGGCTAAAGCCCTTCAAGATGGACGTCTATTAGATTTGCCATTATCTGTTGCATTTTATAAGCTTGTTCTTGGTCAAGTAAGTTGTTACAAAATGTTAACATCTTTCCCAATTTCATGCACACTGTTGAGCTCAAAACTGATTGTATTgtggtttatatttttttaacctttATTTTTGTAGGATCTTGATTTGCATGACATTCTTTACATTGATGCTGAACTTGGGAAAACTATTCAAGAGTTGAATGCCCTTGTTTGTCGGAAACATCATATAGAATCGATTGGTGATGGTTATACTGGTACAGCTGCAAATTTACATTTCCGTGGA
It includes:
- the LOC101497216 gene encoding E3 ubiquitin-protein ligase UPL3, with the protein product METRSRKRAEASSAAPSSSSSGPTTRSSKRARLSSSSTSSATATATTTAATITTPKNRSANTRSRASKNKEPLPPKNPIPMDSNNESSSGSRRDRRGKNLDRDNSDKGKEKEHDVRIRDRDAERGISLNVETGGAGDEDDNDSDSGVGILHPNLTSASSALQGLLRKLGAGLDDLLPSSGMGSSSSHQSGRLKKILFGLRADGEEGKQVEALTQLCDMLSIGTEESLSTFSVDSFVPVLVGLLNHESNPDIMLLAARALTHLCDVLPSSCAAVVHYGAVSIFCARLLTIEYMDLAEQSLQALKKISQEHPTACLRAGALMAVLSYLDFFSTGVQRVALSTAANMCKKLPSDAADFVMEAVPLLTNLLQYHDSKVLEHASVCLTRIAEAFASSSDKLDELCNHGLVTQAASLISNSSSGGGQASLSTPTYTGLIRLLSTCASGSPLGSKTLLLLGISGILKDILFGSGVSSNASVSPALNRPPEQIFEIVNLANELLPQLPQGTISLPVSTNFAKGPAVKKSPAGSSVKQEDTNGNVPEILAREKLLNDQPELLKQFGLDLLPVLLQIYGSSVNMSVRHKCLAVIGKLMYFSTAEMIQSLLSVTNISSFLAGVLASKDPHVLIPALQIAEILMEKLPGTFSKMFIREGVVHAVDQLILPGNSTNVSTQASSAEKDTESIPGSSSSRSRRHRRRFGNSNPEGNPLDDLKSPVSVSVGSPPSSVDNPTVNSSIRLSVSTAAKTFKDKYFPSDPGAAEVGVTEDLLHLKNLCMKLNAGVDDQRTNGKGKSKTSGFGLEEHLIGIISDMLQELGKGDGVSTFEFIGSGVVAALLNYLSCGYFSKDRPSETHLPKLRKQALTRFKLFISVALPATIDNRDAAPMTVLVQKLQNALSSMERFHVLLSQSSRSSGGSARLSSGLSALSQPFKLRLCRAQGEKSLKDYSSNVVLIDPLASLAAIEEFLWPRIQRSESVQKGTAPAGNESGTSPVGTGVSPPTSTPSATRRHSTRSRSSASIGDTPRKETTQDKSLSSSKGKGKAVLKPAQEDARGPQTRNAARRRAALDKDVQMKPANGDSTSEDDDLDISPVEIDEALVIEDDDDDDDISDDEDDDHEDMLRDDSLPVCVPDKVHDVKLGDSAEETNVAPATNDGQTNTASGSSSKVASVRGSDTADFRSGFSSSSRGAMSFAAAAMAGLGSANSRGIRGSRDRQGRPLFGSSNDPPKLIFTAGGKQLNRQLTIYQAVQRQFVLDEEDDERFAGSELMSSDGSRLWGDIFILTYQKAESQTDRASPGGQSSNTSRSSKSGSVSNCSSDGKLHQTSVLDSILQGELPCELEKSNPTYNILALLRVLEGLNQLAPRLRAQVATDSFAEGKFLDLDELAVAPGAKVPLEKFISNKLTPKLARQIQDALALCSGSLPSWCYQLTKACPFLFPFEIRRQYFYSTAFGLSRALYRLQQQQGADGHGSTNEREVRVGRLQRQKVRVSRNRILDSAAKVMEMYSSQKAVLEVEYFGEVGTGLGPTLEFYTLLSHDLQKVGLQMWRSGSDQMEIDGEEKKMKNSEGNIARDGALVHAPLGLFPRPWPANAEASEGSQFFKVIEYFRLLGRVVAKALQDGRLLDLPLSVAFYKLVLGQDLDLHDILYIDAELGKTIQELNALVCRKHHIESIGDGYTGTAANLHFRGAPIAELCLDFSLPGYPEYTLKPGDEIVDLNNLAEYISMVVDATVKTGITRQLEAFRAGFNQVFDISSLQIFTPQELDYLLCGRRELWKTETLADHIKFDHGYTAKSPAIVNLLEIMGEFTPEQQRAFCQFVTGAPKLPPGGLAVLNPKLTIVRKLSSNAANTTSNGNGPSETADDDLPSVMTCANYLKLPPYSTKEIMYKKLLYAINEGQGSFDLS